Genomic DNA from Hordeum vulgare subsp. vulgare chromosome 2H, MorexV3_pseudomolecules_assembly, whole genome shotgun sequence:
GTAGTATCACACGATCTGTACAACCTAATGAAGGGATTCCACACACAGAAAATGGGAAGAGTTTGACAGAAGTCAGAAGAATATGACTCCACTTAAAATAAGACAGATTAACCTATCAATTCCACTTCCCAAATCCAACAAACTAATTATACTTATTCTAAGCAATTTTGGAAGTAAAGTAGAATGTGTTTAAATACTTACTTGTAAACAATTTCCACGATGACCAATTCCAACTCTACATAATGACGTGAAGAGGTATTTGTACATAATGACCCGAAGTGCCCTCAGCTCGGTAATCTCGAGGAGAATACAGTATTTGGACTCGAGACCTTCCTGAATTCGTGCAAAGGACAAACCAGATCAGATCAGTTACAGCATTTGGCCAGCAGATTTAACAGTAAAAACAAGCCAGGCTAGATATTTTGGATAGGGAATACTACTAAAGGTATTTCTTATGTTAAATGATTAAATAAATGCATTCTCTGCTgaagcaaaataaaaaataaataaattctccATGTGATTGGTGCTCAACTGATCATCTCTTCTTTACGTACCATTAGCAAAGTATGTCTAGTGGGCAACTGTATGTTCTTTTAAGGGAGTGTGTAGTTCTTATCTGGATGAGATTTAACCAAGTCACATCTAACTCATACGCCATTGATTTTACACGAAGATTCGTGTGTGTGATTTTACCGCCAGAACTCAAAAGACAAAAAATAATAGATAGAAACTAAGAAAAAACATCCAGGAATACCTCAGACTAACCATCTCTAGTTTATTTCTGCACTTTAAAAAATCATATCTGGATACACAATTAATTGTAAATAAAGAATTGGTTTAGTATCAGAATTCAACATTTTCTTATGAGAAAATCATCAATATAATATGTTTCTGTTAGAACGTTCACAAGGCTTGAGTTGCGGGAGGGAGAATTGTAGGGGTCAAATTTAAGCAAAAAATCACATTCAGAAGATGAAATCAGCCTCTGCGTAGACGACTTTCACCAAGCAGGACACCCATTCCCAATGGCCCAAACAGGAGAGACACTGTCCAATGCCAGCAATTTTTCACCATTGATGAACCTCCAAATTATCAGCACATACGAATTCATATTTTGGGTTGGGCAGAGAACATTTCTGAAGCAAGAcgttgccatcaaaatcaacaagggGACCTCCAACCCCCACCTACCACAAACatgaggatggaggcatgaaaaaTGCAATTCATAATTCCTGAAACTAAGGATATGCATCAGCGCATTAAATGATAGAATATATAGCCATTCATACCATCAAACAGTTATTTATTTGAACCGTACAAACTAAAGCAGCTAGCTCACCTCATGGATTCGGCATGTGCTTAAAATCTTCTCATCGGTTTGAGCGAATACAGAGGCAAGATCTACTCCACTTGTGGTCTTTAATTCTCCTGAATCATAATAGCGCCATACAGCTGCTACCTTCCTATAAGGCTCAAACTGCGTGGCACGATCAAGACTTAGATGATGTAGATGGGTGGGATTAATAACATCAACATTCTTGATTTTGACGATGAAAAAATGAACATATAGCTCAGGATTCTCTACCCACCCAGTGACAATCTGATCATCAGGAAGGCGTACTTTAATCTGAAATGAGCACAGGGAAATGGCTGTACTGAATTAATCATTACAGGTGCAGCATATAAATTTTGCATAATTAATAATTCAGAAAAGCTTACCGCCAAACTTTCGGCGATCTTCCTTCTAGGGTAAGTATACGGAATCAAATTTTTCGATGTCAGGAAACACGTGGCATCAGGACATGAGCTTTCGATGCATGAGCCTGTGCATTCACGTAATTTGGTATCacctggagagggagagagtcaTACGTGCAAACTGAATAGCTGATCTTAAAACAAGTTAATATGAGAAATTATTAAGAATGTAATCACCAACCATCGAATGAGGTCAGCGCCACAACGCTCATGCTTAATCTGGAAATTACTTGCTTACTCAAGGCACCTTTTCTGGATTTACTCAATGTCCCTACGGACTTAGCACTCAAACCTGGTTAATTGAAACAGAATCATGTGTGATACAGTTAATAAAACGTTCTACTATGAATAGTCAGGAAAAAGGAAGCAGAAATGGACTCACTTGGCCTAATTGCTTTCATCTCACTGTTCATTCTGGCCCTTGAAGCATCATCAGCCCCTTCCTTAACTCTAACACTGCAGCGCAACGCAGAATACTCAAAGAGATAAATCCACAAAGGCAACATATCACAACCACATACACAAAATGAGCAAGTATTAAACAAGGGAACAGAACAAGGGAGCCAAATAGTTACAGATATTTCACAGCAGAGAAATTTAAGAAAATCTTAAATAATTTCCACATGGGTCATCTTGTTAAATGTATGTTCAAGTCTAGCAGAAATATGTATTAGCGCCGGCATTGAAATAACAACCTTAATCTAGTACAGTGCAGATCTAAACAATTTAAGAAAAGAAACACATGAGTAGAAAAATAGCTAATGGGACAGTTTTGGGGATATAAATTCGTAAACCTTGGAACCTGCTGTTTGGCTTTGAGAATGATATACCTTGCATACAAACTCAAATAAAAATTGAAGGGATATGTAGAATAGGATACAGTAAGAGAGAAGCATGAGTAAACACCAAAGAGGGAATTGCAGTTCATCAATACTGAAAGTGTACATACCTGACCTTCCTGTGAAACAACAAGAATCGGAAAATTCCCTCCCTTCGCACGTAGGCGGTCTTCTCCATTTTGGTACGAGAGGAGTTCATCCCGACAAagttgccatcaaaatcaacaagggGGCCTCCAATCCCCGCCTAGCACAGAAGTGACAATGAAGTTACATAGAAAATGCATGTAATTCATAATGCCTGAAACTGTACAAAAGCAGCTCACCTTGTGGATCCGGCACGTGCTTACGATTATCTCACTGGTTGCAGAGGAAAGATTTAGCCCGCTTGTGGCTGTCAAAAACCCAGAACTGAAACAGCGGTATACAGTTGCTACGTTCGTATGAGGCGCAGGCTGTATGTCACAATCAAGACTTCGGCGAGCGGCGGGAGGAGGCGCGGTGACGGGGGAGGGTTCGCGGCGAGCGGCGGGAGGAGGCGCGGGGAGGGTTCGCGGCgggcggcgggaggaggcgcGGTGGCGGGGGGAGGGTTCGCGGCGAGCGGCGGGAGGAGGCGCGGTGGCGGGGGGAGGGTTCGCGGCGAGCGGCGGGAGGAGGCGCGGTGGTGGGGGGAGGGTTCGAGACGAGCGGCGGGAGGAGGCGCGGCGCAGCGAGCGGGGGGAGGAGGCGCGGCGAGCGGGGGAGCAGGCGCGGCGTATGGTCCGAGTGCGAGCGGgggaggagggagcggaggaggcgGTCGAGTGCGAGCCAGGATCCtcgttctttttttcttttgaaacCGCTAGGATTGATTCCTCTCGCGAGACGTGGGATTGTTTAGCGCTAACGAAAACTGCATACTTTCGTTAATGACCTATCTAGACCCTTGATTAAGTGATTAGACGGTTGAGATGATGAGTTGGATCTTCCTCTTCGTGCTTTTATTAGTAGAGATAGAGATGAAACCGCTAGGATTGATTCCTCTCGCGAGACGTGGGATTGTTTAGCGCTAACGAAAACTGCATACTTTCGTTAATGACCTATCTAGACCCTTGATTAAGTGATTAGACGGCTGAGATGATGAGTTGGATCTTCCTCTTCGTGCTTTTATTAGTAGAGATTAGCGATTTAGTTTTGGCTCGTTAGCAATTTCATTAACAGCATAAACAGTTTGTTGATAACATAATTAAATAGTTTAAATTTATAGTTGAATTTGCCCTAGTGGTAGTACATAAATATGAGAATCCTCGTTTCTAGGAGTGCGAAATGCAATCTGAAGTGCAGAAGAGCAACTAGCACGGAACCCCGCCTAATCGCAAACAAGGACCCAAAATAGTATTTTCTCTAAACATCAACGCCTTGTTCGCGAAAACATCCCAGAAAATATCGAATATATCCCCATCGTCCCATTTATCCGCGTCCATCTTTCTCCTCTTCCCCTCGCGGCGGCGTCGTGGGTGGAACCCGCTCCAGGCATTCTTCCACCGAAGATCGGGACGATTTCTCTTGTAGGTGACGAACCCTAACTTGTTTGGATTTGCTCCCATCTTTTCTCCTGATCTAATTCTCTGTTTCTCTTCGATCGATACGTCCAGTTTTCCGCGGCTAGATTTGGCGTCGGGAGAGGGAATTCGATCTGAAAATGGGGCTGTTCCGGGCCGCGTCGGGTTTAGCCCGGGTGGCGCTGCGGAGGAGCCTGTCGCGCGCTCCGGCGAGCCCGTTCGCCGGCCCCGCGCCGCGGTACTTCCACTCGACGCTCCCCCGGCGGTACGCGGCGCCTGAGCCCCGCGCCGTGCCGCTCTCGCGCCTCACAGACAGCTTCCTCGATGGGACCAGCAGCGTGTACCTCGAGGAGCTGCAGCGGGCGTGGGAGGCGGACCCGACCTCCGTCGACGAGTCCTGGGACAACTTCTTCCGGAACTTTGTCGGGCAGGCCGCCACGTCGCCCGGCATATCCGGGCAGACGATCCAGGAGAGCATGAGGCTGCTGCTGCTCGTGCGCGCGTACCAGGTGAGCGGCCACATGAAGGCCAAGCTCGACCCTCTTGGGCTGGAGCAGCGGCCGGTTCCGGATGTCCTGGACCCGGCGTTCTACGGCTTCTCTGAGTCTGATTTGGATCGGGAGTTCTTCCTCGGGGTGTGGAGGATGGCTGGGTTCTTGTCAGAGAATCGGCCTGTGCAGACACTTCGTTCCGTGTTGGCGCGTCTGGAGCAGGCCTACTGTGGCACCATTGGTTACGAGTACATGCACATACCTGACCGCGAAAAGTGCAACTGGCTGAGGGATAGGATCGAGACAGTTAACCCAAGGGAGTACACCTATGATCGTCGGCAGGTCATGCTCGATAGGCTCATCTGGAGTACCCAGTTTGAGAATTTCTTGGCACAGAAGTGGACCACTGCAAAGCGATTCGGCCTCGAAGGTGCCGAGACACTGATTCCTGGTATGAAGGAGATGTTTGACAGGGCAGCTGATCTTGGTGTAGAGAGTATTGTCATTGGGATGCCACACAGAGGCAGGCTCAATGTCTTGGGAAACGTCGTACGTAAGCCCTTGCGACAGATCTTCAGTGAGTTTAGTGGTGGTACCAAGCCTGTCAACGAGGGGGAGGGTTTGTATACAGGGACAGGCGATGTCAAGTACCATCTAGGAACTTCATATGATAGGCCTACCAGAGGTGGGAAACATATCCATCTATCATTGGTTGCAAATCCAAGTCATTTGGAAGCAGTCGATCCTGTTGTTGCCGGGAAGACCAGAGCAAAGCAGTACTATTCTAATGATCTTGACAGGACCAAGAATCTTGGGGTGCTGTTGCATGGTGATGGAAGCTTCTCAGGGCAGGGTGTTGTGTATGAGACCCTGCATCTGAGTGCACTTCCAAACTACACCACCGGTGGTACAATTCATCTTGTGGTCAATAATCAGGTTGCATTCACTACTGATCCGATGTCAGGGAGGTCTTCACAGTATTGTACAGATGTAGCCAAAGCATTGGATGCTCCAATTTTCCATGTGAACGGTGACGACTTGGAGGCTGTGGTTTATACTTGTGAACTTGCTGCGGAGTGGAGACAAACAT
This window encodes:
- the LOC123427969 gene encoding uncharacterized protein LOC123427969, with the protein product MGANPNKLGFVTYKRNRPDLRWKNAWSGFHPRRRREGKRRKMDADKWDDGDIFDIFWDVFANKALIAKQSHVSREESILAVSKEKKNEDPGSHSTASSAPSSPARTRTIRRACSPARRASSPRSLRRASSRRSSRTLPPPPRLLPPLAANPPPATAPPPAARREPSPRHRASSRRPPRTLPAPPPAARREPSPVTAPPPAARRSLDCDIQPAPHTNVATVYRCFSSGFLTATSGLNLSSATSEIIVSTCRIHKAGIGGPLVDFDGNFVGMNSSRTKMEKTAYVRREGIFRFLLFHRKVSVRVKEGADDASRARMNSEMKAIRPSLSAKSVGTLSKSRKGALSKQVISRLSMSVVALTSFDGDTKLRECTGSCIESSCPDATCFLTSKNLIPYTYPRRKIAESLAIKVRLPDDQIVTGLSLIGR